The following proteins come from a genomic window of Burkholderia stabilis:
- the msbA gene encoding lipid A export permease/ATP-binding protein MsbA: MDGTGTSPVTVLKRLWPYIRPLIGIVVLAVVTMGVVAATEAGIPALLKPLLDHGFGAHGSDSAKWYVPIAVIGLALVRGVSQYASNYLLNYVSNRILLQLRLEMFQRMLHTSASFFQRETASTVINAIVFEVNQILSVLTGVMVTLVRDSLTVVFLLGYLFYLNWRLTLIVAVILPGIGWLVSKINRRLRRLNREHQTLTNELSYIVEETVAGYKVVKVHNGETYEMDRFTAMSKRLRGYAMRMTISGGLAQPLTQFLASIALAVVITIAVVQSSNDQTTVGGFVAFVTSMLLVISPLKHLIDVNQPLQRGMTAAELIFGLIDEPAEPQGGGRPLAHARGEIEFRGVTFDYGAAERPTLDRISFKVAPGEMIALAGPSGSGKTTLVNLLPRFFDPTGGAILVDGVPVSDYDLHALRSQMAMVSQDVVLFNDTIAANVAYGQTPDRARVQAALEAANLADAVAAMPDGLDTLVGGNGMRLSGGQRQRLAIARAIYKDAPILILDEATSALDSESERHVQAALERLMEGRTTLVIAHRLSTIERADRILVLEAGKIVEEGSHDELLRHGGLYAHLHRIQYQQQAA; the protein is encoded by the coding sequence ATGGACGGCACCGGCACTTCGCCGGTCACGGTCCTCAAGCGCCTGTGGCCGTACATCCGGCCGCTGATCGGCATCGTGGTGCTCGCCGTCGTGACGATGGGCGTCGTCGCGGCCACCGAAGCCGGCATTCCGGCGCTGCTCAAACCGCTCCTCGATCACGGCTTCGGCGCGCATGGCAGCGACAGCGCGAAATGGTACGTGCCGATCGCGGTGATCGGTCTCGCGCTCGTGCGCGGCGTATCGCAGTACGCGTCGAATTACCTGCTCAACTACGTATCGAACCGCATCCTGCTGCAACTGCGGCTCGAGATGTTCCAGCGGATGCTCCACACCAGCGCGTCGTTCTTCCAGCGCGAAACCGCTAGCACGGTGATCAACGCGATCGTATTCGAGGTCAACCAGATCCTGTCGGTGCTGACGGGCGTGATGGTCACGCTCGTGCGCGATTCGCTGACGGTGGTGTTCCTGCTCGGCTACCTGTTCTATCTGAACTGGCGGCTCACGCTGATCGTCGCGGTGATCCTGCCCGGCATCGGCTGGCTCGTCAGCAAGATCAACCGCCGCTTGCGCCGCCTGAACCGCGAGCACCAGACGCTGACCAACGAGCTGTCGTACATCGTCGAGGAGACGGTCGCCGGCTACAAGGTCGTCAAGGTGCACAACGGCGAAACGTACGAGATGGATCGCTTCACCGCGATGAGCAAGCGCCTGCGCGGCTACGCGATGCGCATGACGATCTCGGGCGGCCTCGCGCAGCCGCTCACGCAGTTCCTCGCGTCGATCGCGCTCGCGGTCGTGATCACGATCGCGGTCGTGCAGTCGTCGAACGACCAGACGACGGTCGGCGGCTTCGTCGCGTTCGTCACCTCGATGCTGCTGGTGATCTCGCCGCTCAAGCACCTGATCGACGTCAACCAGCCGCTGCAGCGCGGGATGACGGCCGCCGAGCTGATCTTCGGGCTGATCGACGAGCCGGCCGAGCCGCAGGGCGGCGGTCGGCCGCTGGCGCACGCGCGCGGCGAGATCGAATTCCGCGGCGTGACGTTCGACTATGGCGCGGCCGAGCGGCCGACGCTCGACCGCATCTCGTTCAAGGTCGCGCCGGGCGAAATGATCGCGCTCGCAGGCCCGTCCGGCAGCGGCAAGACGACGCTCGTGAACCTGCTGCCGCGCTTCTTCGATCCGACGGGCGGCGCGATCCTGGTCGACGGCGTGCCGGTGTCCGACTACGACCTGCATGCACTGCGCAGCCAGATGGCGATGGTCAGCCAGGACGTCGTGCTGTTCAACGACACGATCGCCGCGAACGTCGCGTACGGGCAGACGCCCGACCGCGCGCGCGTGCAGGCCGCGCTCGAGGCCGCGAACCTCGCCGATGCGGTCGCCGCGATGCCCGACGGGCTCGACACGCTCGTCGGCGGCAACGGGATGCGGCTGTCCGGCGGCCAGCGCCAGCGGCTCGCGATCGCGCGTGCGATCTACAAGGACGCGCCGATCCTGATCCTCGACGAAGCGACGTCGGCGCTCGATTCGGAATCGGAGCGCCACGTGCAGGCTGCTCTCGAACGGCTGATGGAAGGCCGCACGACGCTCGTGATCGCGCACCGGCTGTCGACGATCGAGCGCGCGGACCGCATCCTCGTGCTGGAAGCCGGCAAGATCGTCGAAGAGGGCAGTCACGACGAACTGCTGCGCCACGGCGGCCTCTACGCGCACCTGCACCGGATCCAGTACCAGCAGCAGGCGGCCTGA
- a CDS encoding RcnB family protein → MKKIHGMMLAAVIAAGFAAPAAMAQDHDNHNDQGGHGMQRGHGPKHMPPGQMRHEDDVPPRWADQPRREWHKGDRLPPEFRDRQYVIDDWRGYRLSPPPRGYQWVGVGGDHLLVQIGSGIVLRIGD, encoded by the coding sequence ATGAAGAAGATCCACGGGATGATGCTGGCCGCAGTGATCGCGGCGGGTTTCGCCGCGCCGGCAGCGATGGCGCAGGACCACGACAACCACAACGACCAGGGCGGCCACGGCATGCAGCGTGGCCACGGCCCGAAACACATGCCGCCCGGCCAGATGCGTCATGAGGACGACGTGCCGCCGCGCTGGGCCGACCAGCCGCGCCGCGAGTGGCACAAGGGCGACCGGCTTCCCCCCGAGTTCCGCGATCGTCAGTACGTGATCGACGACTGGCGCGGCTATCGCCTGAGCCCGCCGCCGCGTGGCTATCAATGGGTCGGCGTCGGCGGAGATCACCTGCTGGTGCAGATCGGTTCCGGTATCGTGCTGCGCATCGGCGACTGA
- a CDS encoding FUSC family protein, producing MDTIRTLNEARQQIQQSIFDLFKGLTFGERLTQGVLMALQAVCGACLAFTIGRALHTEQAVWAAVTAIAVTQHNYSDTMSLSRDQFIGAMIGGVLGFAGAALGGDRLVAYALAVALTIVFCWCLNVGSAARLGGVTATIVLLFPGNGPLWDIPLMRLGEVALGTVCALGVCWVMSKIERRWFRRAEAK from the coding sequence ATGGATACGATCAGGACACTCAACGAAGCCCGCCAGCAGATCCAGCAGTCGATCTTCGATCTGTTCAAGGGGCTGACCTTCGGCGAGCGGCTCACGCAAGGCGTGCTGATGGCCCTCCAGGCCGTCTGCGGCGCGTGCCTCGCCTTCACGATCGGCCGCGCGCTGCACACCGAGCAGGCCGTGTGGGCGGCGGTCACTGCAATCGCCGTCACGCAGCACAACTACTCGGACACGATGTCGCTGTCGCGCGACCAGTTCATCGGCGCGATGATCGGCGGCGTGCTCGGCTTCGCGGGCGCTGCGCTCGGCGGCGATCGCCTCGTCGCCTATGCGCTCGCGGTCGCGCTCACGATCGTCTTCTGCTGGTGCCTGAACGTCGGCAGCGCGGCACGGCTCGGCGGCGTGACCGCGACGATCGTGCTGCTGTTTCCGGGCAACGGTCCGCTGTGGGACATTCCGCTGATGCGGCTGGGTGAAGTGGCGCTCGGCACCGTGTGCGCGCTGGGCGTGTGCTGGGTGATGTCGAAAATCGAGCGGCGCTGGTTCCGGCGCGCCGAAGCAAAATGA
- a CDS encoding MFS transporter: MTIKHSVSVRSLRSLDWLNFFVANVQTGFGPFIASYLASHKWTQGEIGMVLSIGTISAMVSQVPGGAAVDALKNKKGAAAWAIVAIILSAVLLASSPTIVPVIAAEVFHGFASCMLVPAMAAISFSLVGRADLGDRLGRNARWASIGSAVAAGLMGLTGEYFSARAVFWLTAVLALPALFALAMIQPTHEVIPQSSKPDEHGDHDEAGERETLFELLRDRRMLIFAACVVLFHLSNAAMLNLAAGEVTAGMGENVQLVIAACIIVPQAIVAMLSPWVGRSAQRWGRRPILLLGFSALPIRALLFAGVSSPYLLVPVQMLDGISAAVFGVMLPLIAADVAGGKGRYNLCIGLFGLAAGIGATLSTAAAGYVADHFGNAVSFFGLAGAGALAVLLVWLVMPETRVENGDAAADEPAAASPGQAH, from the coding sequence ATGACGATCAAGCATTCCGTCAGCGTTCGCAGTCTGCGCTCCCTCGACTGGCTCAACTTCTTCGTTGCAAACGTTCAAACCGGGTTCGGTCCGTTCATCGCGTCCTACCTCGCGTCGCACAAGTGGACGCAGGGCGAGATCGGCATGGTGCTGTCGATCGGCACGATCAGCGCGATGGTCAGCCAGGTGCCGGGCGGCGCGGCCGTCGATGCGCTGAAGAACAAGAAAGGCGCGGCCGCGTGGGCGATCGTGGCCATCATCCTGTCCGCGGTGCTGCTCGCGTCAAGCCCGACGATCGTGCCGGTGATCGCCGCGGAAGTCTTCCACGGGTTCGCGAGCTGCATGCTCGTGCCGGCCATGGCCGCGATCTCGTTCTCGCTGGTCGGCCGAGCCGACCTCGGCGACCGGCTCGGCCGCAACGCGCGCTGGGCGTCGATCGGCAGCGCGGTCGCGGCGGGCCTGATGGGGCTCACCGGCGAATACTTCTCCGCGCGCGCGGTGTTCTGGCTGACCGCCGTGCTGGCGCTGCCCGCGCTGTTCGCGCTCGCGATGATCCAGCCGACGCACGAGGTGATCCCGCAGTCGTCGAAGCCCGACGAACACGGCGACCATGACGAAGCCGGCGAACGCGAAACGCTGTTCGAGCTGCTGCGCGATCGCCGGATGCTGATCTTCGCGGCGTGCGTGGTGCTGTTCCACCTGTCGAACGCGGCGATGCTCAACCTCGCGGCCGGCGAAGTCACGGCCGGGATGGGCGAGAACGTGCAGCTCGTGATCGCCGCGTGCATCATCGTGCCGCAGGCGATCGTCGCGATGCTGTCGCCGTGGGTCGGCCGCTCCGCGCAACGCTGGGGGCGCCGGCCGATCCTGCTGCTCGGCTTCTCCGCGCTGCCGATACGCGCGCTGCTGTTCGCCGGCGTGAGCAGCCCGTACCTGCTCGTGCCCGTGCAGATGCTCGACGGCATCAGCGCGGCCGTGTTCGGCGTGATGCTGCCGCTGATCGCGGCCGACGTCGCGGGCGGCAAGGGCCGCTATAACCTGTGTATCGGGCTCTTCGGGCTCGCGGCCGGGATCGGCGCGACGCTCAGCACGGCCGCGGCCGGCTACGTCGCCGATCACTTCGGCAATGCGGTCAGCTTCTTCGGGCTCGCCGGCGCAGGTGCGCTCGCGGTGCTGCTGGTCTGGCTCGTGATGCCCGAAACACGCGTCGAAAACGGCGACGCAGCGGCCGACGAACCGGCCGCCGCATCACCCGGACAGGCGCACTGA
- a CDS encoding PRC-barrel domain-containing protein, which yields MSGGLPFPASRKSFPSSTVFLFLAAAALLSGCGLLPVQNPPAPISEALVEPVEETAGEPLTMPPVPPPVRPEEPEAPKKPHREVTRPKSVQRPESPTPPPPPPAPLVATRPMDRTQIHALLDSEVARRNGKVIGRSVDMVVDATGKPREMIVNLQGFMGVGDRKVIFPWSVFRFTPGGKQEPIVLDVPSGDLPPAARPKAVPLSGSAAASPATRLPMLDSDVERPNGTKIGRVVDVLIDRGAQPQAVVLDLGGLVNTERRSIAASWGALRFVTRDKALHPQLDLNDAQIKASPPYLADKPIVVVSPPLAAPVPASSASAAR from the coding sequence ATGAGCGGCGGACTTCCGTTTCCCGCATCCCGCAAGTCGTTTCCGTCCTCGACGGTCTTCCTGTTTCTCGCCGCCGCCGCGCTGCTGTCCGGCTGCGGGCTGCTGCCGGTCCAGAACCCGCCCGCGCCGATCAGCGAGGCGCTCGTCGAGCCCGTCGAGGAGACGGCCGGCGAGCCGCTGACGATGCCGCCCGTTCCGCCGCCGGTGCGGCCGGAAGAACCGGAAGCGCCGAAGAAGCCGCACCGCGAGGTGACGCGGCCGAAGTCCGTGCAGCGCCCCGAATCGCCGACACCGCCGCCTCCGCCGCCCGCACCGCTCGTCGCGACGCGCCCGATGGACCGCACCCAGATCCATGCGCTGCTCGACAGTGAAGTCGCGCGCCGCAACGGCAAGGTGATCGGCCGCTCGGTCGACATGGTCGTCGACGCGACCGGCAAGCCGCGCGAGATGATCGTCAACCTGCAGGGCTTCATGGGCGTCGGCGACCGCAAGGTCATCTTCCCGTGGAGCGTGTTCCGCTTCACGCCGGGCGGCAAACAGGAGCCGATCGTGCTCGACGTGCCGTCGGGCGACCTGCCGCCGGCCGCACGGCCGAAGGCGGTGCCGCTGTCGGGGTCGGCCGCGGCCTCGCCCGCGACGCGGCTGCCGATGCTCGACAGCGACGTCGAGCGCCCGAACGGCACGAAGATCGGCCGCGTCGTCGACGTGCTGATCGACCGCGGCGCCCAGCCGCAGGCCGTCGTGCTCGACCTCGGCGGGCTCGTGAATACCGAGCGCCGCTCGATCGCCGCGAGCTGGGGCGCGCTGCGCTTCGTCACGCGCGACAAGGCGTTGCATCCGCAGCTCGACCTGAACGACGCGCAGATCAAGGCGTCGCCGCCGTACCTGGCCGACAAGCCGATCGTCGTGGTCTCGCCGCCCCTCGCCGCCCCCGTGCCGGCTTCGTCTGCGAGTGCCGCCCGATGA
- a CDS encoding collagen-like triple helix repeat-containing protein, whose translation MTKPTTHQAGFRMITIAAGIAVLMSLSACGGSGSLSQGTGGGGSGSGDTTATTGGTGNGSGSGSGSGSGNGSTVGSTSGGAGGSSGTGSSGTGTAGSGTSANALGQTIDASSNIVTAGGGAVSGVGTTIAGQSLPGTNAATTQGLGTVAQDAGAAVTTLGNGLGSGLGQLGASSNPVGTTVASSGGVVTNLGNAVAATGGVVSSLGASGSALAPLAPVTSPVGGAITMLGNTIAGGGATLGTQLSTGPVAQITGAASSAITPITSTLGSVTQTVASSTPLGAPLTNLVTTVGNGVANAGTTITKAGGNPVTTGVGNVVTATGNTVATAGTTLLGGGGAATNPLAPVTGLLSPAALGSATGGSNPAGALTSAVGAVTGAVSGAAGGSPVAGLTGGSGSGSGAISKTGGGLLAPVTTTLGALVK comes from the coding sequence ATGACCAAGCCGACCACCCATCAAGCAGGATTCCGAATGATTACGATCGCGGCCGGTATCGCCGTGCTGATGTCGCTGTCCGCGTGTGGCGGTTCAGGCTCGCTGAGCCAGGGCACCGGCGGCGGCGGCTCCGGATCGGGCGACACGACGGCCACGACCGGCGGCACGGGCAACGGCTCAGGTAGCGGATCAGGCAGCGGGTCGGGGAACGGCTCGACCGTCGGCAGCACGAGCGGCGGCGCCGGCGGCAGCTCGGGAACCGGCTCCTCAGGGACCGGCACGGCCGGCAGCGGCACGTCGGCGAATGCGCTCGGCCAGACGATCGATGCGTCGAGCAACATCGTGACGGCCGGCGGCGGCGCCGTGTCAGGCGTCGGTACGACGATCGCGGGCCAGTCGCTGCCCGGCACGAACGCGGCGACCACGCAGGGGCTCGGCACCGTCGCGCAGGACGCCGGCGCCGCCGTGACCACGCTCGGCAACGGCCTCGGGTCGGGACTCGGCCAGCTCGGCGCATCGTCGAATCCGGTCGGCACGACGGTCGCGAGCTCCGGCGGCGTGGTCACGAACCTCGGCAACGCGGTCGCCGCGACAGGCGGCGTCGTGTCGAGTCTCGGCGCAAGCGGTTCGGCACTGGCGCCGCTCGCGCCGGTCACGTCGCCCGTCGGCGGTGCGATCACGATGCTCGGCAATACGATCGCCGGCGGCGGCGCGACGCTCGGCACGCAGTTGTCGACCGGCCCCGTCGCGCAGATCACCGGCGCCGCCAGCTCGGCGATCACGCCGATCACGTCGACTCTCGGGTCGGTCACGCAGACCGTTGCGTCGAGCACGCCACTCGGCGCGCCGCTCACGAATCTCGTGACGACGGTCGGCAACGGTGTCGCGAACGCCGGCACGACGATCACGAAGGCCGGCGGCAACCCGGTGACGACCGGCGTCGGCAACGTCGTGACGGCAACCGGCAACACGGTGGCCACCGCCGGCACGACGCTGCTCGGCGGCGGTGGCGCCGCGACGAATCCGCTCGCGCCGGTCACGGGGCTCCTGTCGCCAGCCGCACTCGGCAGCGCGACCGGCGGTAGCAACCCGGCGGGTGCGCTCACGTCGGCGGTCGGCGCCGTAACGGGGGCCGTGTCAGGCGCGGCCGGCGGCTCGCCCGTTGCGGGGCTGACGGGCGGCAGCGGCAGCGGCAGCGGCGCGATCTCGAAGACCGGCGGTGGCTTGCTCGCGCCCGTCACGACGACGCTCGGCGCGCTGGTCAAATAA
- a CDS encoding YggL family protein, translated as MSQGHNRRQRKKLHIGEFQELAFNATAHYRNELTDLERGQLIDAFIDFVEANGLLTVASADEGIGAYVISGAPRGTTTDADRELVRGWLAARSELTNVQVSEFTDAWYPDA; from the coding sequence ATGAGCCAAGGCCACAACCGCCGCCAGCGCAAGAAACTCCACATCGGCGAATTCCAGGAACTCGCGTTCAACGCGACCGCGCATTACCGCAACGAGCTGACCGACCTCGAACGCGGCCAGCTGATCGACGCGTTCATCGACTTCGTCGAAGCGAACGGCCTGCTGACCGTCGCGTCCGCGGACGAAGGCATCGGCGCCTACGTGATCTCCGGCGCGCCGCGCGGCACGACGACCGACGCCGATCGCGAGCTCGTCCGCGGATGGCTCGCCGCACGCTCCGAACTGACCAACGTTCAGGTCAGCGAATTCACCGACGCGTGGTATCCGGACGCCTGA
- the rng gene encoding ribonuclease G has translation MNEEILINLTPQETRVALVQQGSVQELHVERTLSRGRVGNIYLGKVVRVLPGMQSAFIDIGLERAAFLHVADIWQPRLAGEPQSNTPHQPIEKTVFEGQTLMVQVIKDPIGTKGARLSTQVSIAGRTLVYLPQEPHIGISQKIESEAEREAVRARLTAVIPPDEKGGYIVRTIAEDATSDELAGDVTYLRKTWATIVAQAQRLPATSLLYQDLDLAQRVLRDFANDDTTRIQVDSRETYQRLSEFASEFTPAVSPKLHHYTGERPLFDLYNIETEIQRALSRRVDLKSGGYLMIDQTEAMTTIDVNTGGYVGARNFDDTIFKTNLEAAHTIARQLRLRNLGGIIIIDFIDMENAEHRDAVLSELKKALSRDRTRVTVNGFSQLGLVEMTRKRTRESLAHVLCEPCPTCQGKGQVKTSRTVCYDVLREILRESRQFNPREFRVIAAQQVIDLFLDEESQHLAMLIDFIGKPVSLQVESNLSQEQYDIVLM, from the coding sequence ATGAACGAAGAAATCCTGATCAACCTCACGCCGCAGGAAACGCGGGTCGCACTCGTCCAGCAAGGCTCGGTGCAGGAGCTTCACGTCGAGCGCACGCTGTCGCGCGGGCGGGTCGGCAACATCTATCTCGGCAAGGTCGTACGCGTGCTGCCGGGCATGCAATCGGCGTTCATCGACATCGGCCTCGAACGTGCAGCATTCCTGCACGTCGCCGACATCTGGCAACCGCGCCTCGCGGGCGAGCCGCAGTCGAACACGCCGCACCAGCCGATCGAGAAGACCGTGTTCGAAGGCCAGACGCTGATGGTCCAGGTGATCAAGGATCCGATCGGCACGAAGGGCGCGCGGCTGTCCACGCAGGTCAGCATCGCGGGCCGCACGCTCGTGTACCTGCCGCAGGAGCCGCACATCGGCATCTCGCAGAAGATCGAGAGCGAGGCCGAGCGTGAGGCCGTGCGTGCGCGCCTGACGGCCGTGATCCCGCCGGACGAGAAAGGCGGCTACATCGTGCGCACGATCGCCGAGGATGCGACCTCCGACGAGCTGGCCGGCGACGTCACGTACCTGCGCAAGACGTGGGCGACGATCGTCGCGCAGGCGCAGCGGCTGCCCGCGACGAGCCTGCTGTACCAGGATCTGGATCTCGCGCAGCGCGTGCTGCGCGATTTCGCGAACGACGACACGACGCGCATCCAGGTCGATTCGCGCGAGACGTACCAGCGCCTGTCGGAATTCGCGTCCGAGTTCACGCCGGCCGTGAGCCCGAAGCTGCATCACTACACGGGCGAGCGGCCGCTGTTCGACCTGTACAACATCGAGACGGAGATCCAGCGCGCGCTGTCGCGCCGCGTCGACCTGAAGTCGGGCGGCTACCTGATGATCGACCAGACCGAGGCGATGACGACGATCGACGTGAACACCGGCGGTTACGTCGGCGCGCGCAACTTCGACGATACGATCTTCAAGACCAACCTCGAGGCCGCGCACACGATCGCGCGGCAGCTGCGTCTGCGCAATCTCGGCGGGATCATCATTATCGACTTCATCGACATGGAGAACGCCGAGCATCGCGACGCGGTGCTGTCCGAGCTGAAGAAGGCGCTGTCGCGCGACCGCACGCGCGTGACGGTCAACGGCTTCTCGCAGCTCGGGCTCGTCGAGATGACGCGCAAGCGCACGCGCGAATCGCTCGCACACGTGCTCTGCGAGCCCTGCCCGACCTGCCAGGGCAAGGGCCAGGTGAAGACGTCGCGCACCGTGTGCTACGACGTCCTGCGCGAGATCCTGCGCGAATCGCGCCAGTTCAACCCGCGTGAATTCCGTGTGATCGCCGCGCAGCAGGTGATCGACCTGTTCCTCGACGAGGAGTCGCAGCATCTCGCGATGCTGATCGACTTCATCGGCAAGCCGGTGTCGCTGCAGGTCGAATCGAATCTGAGCCAGGAGCAGTACGATATCGTGCTGATGTAA
- a CDS encoding Maf family protein codes for MPSSTSPALFPTLYLASQSPRRQELLQQIGVRFELLLPRPDEDAEALEAELPGETADTYVQRVTVAKAEAARARLVASGKPAAPVLVADTTVTIDGAILGKPADADDALAMLTRLAGREHAVLTAVAVIDARGELLPPALSRSSVRFAAASRDAYARYVETGEPFGKAGAYAIQGRAAEFIERIDGSHSGIMGLPLFETAALLRAARVAF; via the coding sequence ATGCCGTCCAGCACGTCCCCCGCGCTTTTCCCGACCCTTTACCTCGCTTCGCAAAGCCCGCGCCGCCAGGAGCTGCTGCAACAGATCGGCGTGCGTTTCGAACTGCTGCTGCCGCGCCCCGACGAGGATGCCGAGGCGCTGGAGGCCGAACTGCCCGGCGAAACCGCCGATACCTACGTGCAGCGCGTGACCGTCGCGAAGGCCGAAGCCGCGCGTGCGCGCCTCGTCGCGAGCGGCAAGCCGGCCGCGCCGGTGCTGGTCGCCGACACGACCGTGACGATCGACGGCGCGATCCTCGGCAAGCCGGCCGATGCCGACGACGCGCTCGCGATGCTCACGCGCCTCGCGGGCCGCGAACACGCGGTGCTGACCGCCGTCGCGGTGATCGACGCCCGCGGCGAACTGCTGCCGCCCGCGCTGTCGCGCTCATCGGTGCGCTTCGCCGCCGCGTCGCGCGACGCCTACGCACGCTACGTCGAGACGGGCGAGCCGTTCGGCAAGGCCGGCGCGTACGCGATCCAGGGGCGCGCCGCCGAATTCATCGAACGGATCGACGGTTCCCATTCGGGTATCATGGGTCTGCCCCTTTTTGAGACCGCTGCGCTGTTGCGCGCCGCGCGTGTCGCCTTCTGA
- the rlmH gene encoding 23S rRNA (pseudouridine(1915)-N(3))-methyltransferase RlmH has protein sequence MKLFILAVGHKMPGWIASGFDEYTKRMPPELRIELREIKPELRSGGRSAESVMAAERQKIEAALPKGARIVALDERGRDWTTMQLAQALPGWQQDGRDVAFVIGGADGLDPELKARADVLLRISSMTLPHGMVRVLLAEQLYRAWSITQNHPYHRA, from the coding sequence ATGAAGCTTTTCATCCTCGCGGTCGGCCACAAGATGCCGGGCTGGATCGCATCCGGCTTCGACGAGTACACGAAGCGGATGCCGCCCGAGCTGCGTATCGAGCTGCGCGAGATCAAGCCTGAACTGCGTTCGGGCGGCCGCAGCGCCGAAAGCGTGATGGCGGCCGAGCGGCAGAAGATCGAGGCCGCGCTGCCGAAGGGCGCGCGCATCGTCGCGCTCGACGAGCGCGGCCGCGACTGGACCACGATGCAGCTCGCGCAGGCGCTGCCCGGCTGGCAGCAGGACGGCCGCGACGTCGCGTTCGTGATCGGCGGCGCCGACGGGCTCGATCCGGAGCTGAAAGCGCGCGCCGACGTGCTGCTGCGCATCTCGAGCATGACGCTGCCGCACGGGATGGTCCGCGTGTTGCTTGCCGAACAGCTTTACCGGGCGTGGAGCATCACGCAGAATCACCCCTACCACCGCGCATGA
- the rsfS gene encoding ribosome silencing factor → MDIRKLQRVIVDALEDVKAQDIKVFNTSHLTELFDRVVVASGTSNRQTKALASNVRDKVKEAGGDIVSSEGEDTGEWVLVDCGDAVVHILQPALRQYYNLEEIWGDKPVRMKLGGGKGPNGFATASEGEDDEEEAPARPARKTAARRR, encoded by the coding sequence ATGGATATTCGCAAACTGCAGCGCGTGATCGTCGACGCCCTCGAAGACGTCAAGGCGCAAGACATCAAGGTGTTCAACACCAGCCACCTGACCGAACTGTTCGACCGCGTGGTCGTCGCCTCGGGCACCTCCAACCGCCAGACCAAGGCCCTCGCGTCGAACGTGCGCGACAAGGTCAAGGAAGCCGGCGGCGACATCGTCAGCTCCGAGGGCGAAGACACCGGCGAATGGGTGCTCGTCGACTGCGGCGACGCGGTCGTGCACATCCTGCAGCCGGCCCTGCGCCAGTACTACAACCTCGAGGAAATCTGGGGCGACAAGCCCGTGCGGATGAAGCTCGGCGGCGGCAAGGGCCCGAACGGCTTCGCGACCGCCAGCGAAGGCGAGGACGACGAGGAAGAAGCACCGGCCCGCCCGGCGCGCAAGACGGCCGCCCGCCGCCGCTGA
- a CDS encoding nicotinate-nucleotide adenylyltransferase: protein MPQEKDAFLDTTARPAPLPRRIGLLGGTFDPIHDGHLALARRFAELLGLTELVLLPAGQPYQKRDVSAAEHRLAMTRAAADSLVLPGVTVTVATDEIEHEGPTYTVDTLARWRERVGPDASLSLLIGADQLVRLDTWRDWRKLFDYAHICVSTRPGFELGAAPPDVAREIAARQAGADVLKATPAGHLLIDTTLAFDIAATDIRAHLRECIARHAQMPDASAEHVPAAVWAYILQHRLYHT, encoded by the coding sequence CTGCCACAAGAAAAGGACGCGTTTCTGGACACCACCGCCCGCCCCGCCCCGCTGCCGCGTCGTATCGGCTTGCTGGGCGGCACCTTCGACCCGATCCACGACGGCCATCTCGCGCTCGCGCGCCGGTTCGCCGAGCTGCTCGGCCTGACCGAGCTCGTGCTGCTGCCCGCCGGGCAGCCGTACCAGAAACGCGACGTGTCGGCCGCCGAGCACCGGCTCGCGATGACCCGCGCAGCCGCGGATTCGCTCGTGCTGCCGGGCGTGACCGTGACCGTCGCGACCGACGAAATCGAGCACGAAGGCCCGACCTACACGGTCGACACGCTGGCGCGCTGGCGCGAGCGGGTCGGCCCGGACGCGTCGCTGTCGCTGCTGATCGGCGCCGACCAGCTCGTGCGCCTCGACACGTGGCGCGACTGGCGCAAGCTGTTCGATTACGCGCACATCTGTGTGTCGACGCGCCCGGGCTTCGAGCTCGGCGCGGCGCCGCCGGACGTCGCGCGGGAAATCGCCGCGCGGCAGGCCGGCGCCGACGTGCTGAAGGCCACGCCGGCAGGCCACCTGCTGATCGATACGACCCTCGCGTTCGACATTGCCGCGACCGACATCCGCGCGCACCTGCGCGAATGCATCGCGCGCCATGCGCAAATGCCCGATGCGTCGGCCGAGCATGTGCCGGCCGCCGTATGGGCCTATATTCTTCAACATCGCCTCTACCACACCTGA